The sequence TGTAAACTTGAAGACCATCTCCTGTAATAAAGGATCCAGCTCCAGAAAATGTCTTTGCTACTGCTTTCGGTTGAAGTTGGAAAACATCTCCTATGTGTACAATACCACTTGAGCTGACCGTGACTACTTGAATGATCCCAACAAATCCTGGCATCATTATTCACACCCTTTATGTTGCATATATGTTAGCCTATGAAATAGGTGAAAAAACGTGACTATAGCCTAATAGGTGAAAAATGTTAGAATAAAAGGGAAAATGGTTTTGAAGAAAAAGAGAAAGGTAGAGGAAGATTATTGACAAGTATGAGACC is a genomic window of Bacillus spongiae containing:
- a CDS encoding spore germination protein; translation: MPGFVGIIQVVTVSSSGIVHIGDVFQLQPKAVAKTFSGAGSFITGDGLQVYNELSNTNVNDTDGVDQPITFTL